The Sesamum indicum cultivar Zhongzhi No. 13 linkage group LG1, S_indicum_v1.0, whole genome shotgun sequence genome includes a window with the following:
- the LOC105167004 gene encoding putative disease resistance RPP13-like protein 1, with product MVLWEAVLSPALQVLFDKLASGEILEFLKRNNLDELVLEKLRIVYLTNAAMLDDAEKKQYDNPAIEAWLDMLKNAIYEAEDILDELATEASRCRLEMCSAQYFSKLVTNLSPFCEGVNSRIENLIEKLEYIARHKNFLGLRSGENGGNRMMQRWPTTPVLNESQVFGRTSEKEEIVKLLQGDDETNCTTTPSILPILGMGGIGKTTLAQIIYNDQRVDEDFDVKAWAYVSDDFSLVRISKALLESATAKPCDTMNLELLQSGLKEIFHKKKFLVVLDDVWNENLDNWNHLLIPFMVGSRGSKIIITTRNREVLPIMDAFPLYHLKEMSEEACWSLFEHHAFGVKDSETYLSLRETGRKIMKKCKGLPLAVKTLGSILGSKLHNDHWNEVLNSNIWDIPLQKNAILPSLRLSYHYLPSNIKRCFAYCSIFPKGYEFDKKNLILLWMAEGFVQPVGNITLEEVGERYFSELLSRSFFQESVLDETRYIMHDLLNDLAQSVSRRMCFHLQENWETRQLDSFEKVRHFSCFRSKYDVYRKFESLNEAKWLRTFLPLPSPQGDEFCYLTKKVPCYLLPKLRCLRVLSFNGYCIAELPDSIGNLKHLRYINLSYTEIKGLPQSLSTLLNLQTLLLSNCTYLTELPAKMGKLINLRYLDIVGSGVVEMPLELGNLVNLRLLPQFIVGSSGSGIGNLRNLLHLQESLCISRLENVANSWDARRANLQEKKGLNQLAFEWSTNSEEFLDESVVTQVLEMLQPNPKLESVKIKNYPGNIFPTWVGDPTFSKLVSLTLSDCKRCVFLPPAGQLSSLKELDIKGMLGIKCVGAEFCGSVYSSFRYFASLQKLSFKEMLEWERWSVSTDDADFNCFPNLLELHLEQCPKLQGDLPYRLSSLTKLVIVECQQLSSSLPMLPQLHEMELKGCHHMLLFSTSETNSLTSLEIQNMRNLKYIPQGWLVSLRRLERLVISDCFELMHLVGSKNGLQQLASLRHLIIRSCPSMISMSEEIQRWPQNVEYLELDCCHSFQRLPLDFHSLGSLQELVITDCPKLESFSGTVFPSNLKGLVLRGCGLESLPQYTINNILSLEFLYISGCLVLTSFPRGERPIPTTFKQLTVDHCPNLEFLPEGMMDSNNIFLELLEIFDCSSITSFPGGQLPKTLKTLTIWNCSNLESLADIITEIMSLTSFRIGNCTKLKYLPSGLHTLIYLDYLELDGCPTIESFPEEGLPSQRLKKMHILNCENLKFLAKRMQNLTSLEELRLSNCPMLASFPEDGLPVNLVSLDINNCENIRPCSEWGLHRLTLLKKLRIHGSCLNSDTFPEWLLPTTLETLHIVNLPSIKSLSPWLKNLTSLGELKIKDCHNILSLPNEGLPPMVSFLEISGCPVLQENCEKDWPSIDHIPCIVM from the coding sequence ATGGTTCTGTGGGAGGCAGTTTTGTCACCAGCACTTCAAGTTCTCTTTGACAAATTAGCATCAGGGGAGATACTGGAAtttctaaaaagaaataacCTTGATGAGTTAGTGCTGGAGAAGCTCAGGATTGTTTATCTTACCAATGCTGCCATGCTTGATGATGCAGAAAAGAAGCAATACGACAATCCAGCAATCGAAGCATGGTTAGACATGCTAAAAAATGCTATTTATGAAGCCGAAGACATATTGGATGAGTTGGCCACTGAAGCCTCACGATGTAGACTGGAAATGTGTTCTGCTCAGTACTTCTCAAAGCTTGTCACAAATCTTAGTCCTTTCTGCGAAGGAGTAAACTCAAGAATAGAGAACCTTATTGAGAAGCTGGAATACATTGCAAGGCATAAAAATTTTCTTGGTCTAAGAAGTGGTGAAAATGGGGGAAATAGAATGATGCAAAGATGGCCTACTACTCCTGTATTGAATGAGTCTCAAGTTTTCGGTAGGACTTCTGAGAAAGAAGAGATAGTAAAGTTACTTCAAGGAGATGACGAAACAAATTGTACTACTACACCATCCATACTTCCTATTCTAGGTATGGGTGGGATTGggaagaccactcttgctcaGATTATCTATAATGACCAGAGAGTGGATGAAGATTTTGATGTCAAAGCCTGGGCTTATGTTTCTGATGATTTTAGCTTGGTTCGCATATCTAAAGCCCTGCTTGAATCAGCCACTGCAAAACCATGTGATACCATGAATCTTGAACTTCTGCAGAGTGGCTTGAAAGAGattttccacaaaaaaaagtttttagtTGTTCTGGATGATGTATGGAATGAGAACCTTGATAACTGGAATCACCTGTTGATTCCATTCATGGTCGGGAGTCGAGGCAGTAAAATCATCATAACAACACGTAATAGAGAAGTTCTGCCGATCATGGATGCATTTCCTCTTTACCATCTGAAGGAAATGTCCGAAGAAGCATGTTGGTCACTGTTCGAGCATCATGCATTTGGAGTCAAGGACTCAGAAACGTACTTGAGTTTGAGAGAAACTGGCAGAAAGATCATGAAGAAGTGCAAAGGCTTGCCTTTGGCAGTGAAGACTCTGGGAAGCATTCTGGGTTCCAAGCTTCATAATGATCATTGGAATGAGGTCTTAAATAGCAATATATGGGATATACCTCTCCAGAAAAATGCCATCCTACCATCTCTAAGATTGAGTTACCATTATCTTCCTTCAAATATCAAACGTTGTTTTGCATATTGTTCTATTTTCCCAAAGGGCTATGAATTTGATAAGAAAAACTTGATCTTGCTATGGATGGCAGAAGGTTTTGTGCAACCTGTGGGAAACATTACTTTGGAAGAAGTGGGCGAACGATACTTTTCTGAGTTATTGTCTAGGTCATTTTTCCAAGAATCAGTACTAGATGAAACCCGATACATAATGCATGATCTGCTCAATGATTTAGCACAGAGTGTTTCAAGGAGAATGTGTTTTCATTTGCAGGAGAACTGGGAAACGAGGCAGCTTGACAGCTTTGAGAAGGTTCGTCATTTCTCATGCTTTCGCAGCAAATATGATGTCTATAGAAAATTCGAGTCACTCAATGAGGCCAAGTGGCTTCGCACATTTTTACCGTTACCATCTCCACAGGGAGACGAATTTTGCTATTTAACTAAGAAAGTGCCTTGTTATCTCTTGCCGAAATTGAGGTGCCTTCGAGTATTATCTTTCAATGGTTATTGCATTGCCGAGCTTCCAGACTCCATTGGAAATCTGAAACATCTTCGTTACATCAATCTCTCCTACACTGAAATTAAAGGTCTTCCTCAATCATTAAGTACTTTGTTGAATTTACAGACACTCTTATTAAGCAACTGCACTTATCTAACTGAGTTGCCAGCTAAGATGGGAAAATTAATAAACCTACGATATTTAGATATTGTTGGTAGTGGAGTAGTTGAGATGCCACTGGAGCTAGGTAATCTGGTGAACCTTCGGTTGTTACCACAATTTATTGTTGGCAGCTCTGGTTCTGGTATCGGGAACTTGAGAAACTTATTACATCTCCAGGAATCACTTTGCATATCTAGATTAGAAAATGTAGCCAATTCTTGGGATGCAAGGAGGGCTAACTTACAGGAGAAAAAAGGGTTAAATCAATTAGCTTTTGAGTGGAGCACCAATTCGGAGGAGTTCCTAGATGAAAGTGTTGTAACCCAAGTACTTGAAATGTTACAACCTAACCCGAAGCTGGAGAGTgtgaaaataaagaattaccCTGGTAATATATTTCCAACTTGGGTTGGAGATCCAACATTCTCTAAGCTAGTTTCTCTTACTCTTAGTGATTGCAAAAGATGTGTATTTCTACCACCAGCAGGTCAGCTGTCTTCACTTAAAGAGCTTGATATTAAGGGCATGCTAGGAATAAAATGCGTCGGTGCTGAGTTTTGTGGATCTGTCTACTCTTCCTTCAGATACTTTGCATCGCTTCAGAAGTTAAGTTTCAAGGAGATGCTAGAGTGGGAGCGGTGGTCTGTTTCCACGGATGATGCAGATTTCAATTGTTTCCCTAATCTGTTGGAGCTTCATCTAGAACAATGCCCCAAACTGCAGGGAGATCTGCCTTACCGCCTTTCTTCTCTGACGAAGCTTGTTATAGTGGAATGTCAGCAACTATCTTCTTCACTTCCAATGCTTCCGcagcttcatgaaatggaaCTTAAAGGATGCCATCACATGTTGCTCTTTAGTACATCTGAGACGAACTCGCTAACATCTTTGGAAATACAGAACATGAGAAACCTGAAATATATACCTCAAGGGTGGCTAGTTTCTCTGAGAAGGCTTGAGCGATTGGTAATCAGCGATTGTTTTGAGCTCATGCATCTGGTAGGAAGCAAGAATGGGTTGCAGCAGCTCGCATCTCTTCGGCATCTTATAATCAGAAGTTGTCCCTCGATGATTTCCATGAGTGAGGAAATTCAACGGTGGCCTCAGAATGTCGAATATCTGGAATTAGACTGTTGTCACAGTTTCCAGAGGTTACCACTAGATTTTCACAGCCTTGGATCTCTACAAGAGTTGGTGATCACAGACTGCCCAAAGCTAGAATCCTTTTCAGGGACAGTATTTCCATCAAATCTCAAAGGCCTTGTCCTCCGAGGATGTGGTTTGGAGTCATTGCCTCAGTATACGATCAACAACATCTTATCCCTTGAATTTTTGTACATCAGTGGGTGTTTGGTTCTTACTTCATTTCCAAGAGGAGAGAGGCCAATTCCAACCACCTTCAAGCAACTCACAGTTGACCATTGTCCCAATCTAGAGTTTCTTCCTGAGGGGATGATGGATAGCAACAACATTTTCCTTGAACTTCTAGAGATATTTGACTGCTCTTCTATCACATCATTTCCAGGAGGACAGTTGCCAAAAACACTAAAAACACTCACAATTTGGAACTGTTCCAATCTAGAGTCCCTTGCAGATATTATAACAGAAATAATGTCACTCACATCCTTTCGTATTGGAAATTGTACAAAGCTTAAATACTTACCCTCTGGCTTGCATACACTcatttatcttgattatctGGAGCTCGATGGGTGCCCCACTATTGAGTCCTTTCCTGAAGAAGGCCTTCCGTCTCAAagactgaaaaagatgcatatCCTCAACTGTGAAAATCTCAAGTTCCTGGCAAAGCGCATGCAGAACCTAACATCTCTGGAAGAACTAAGATTATCCAATTGCCCCATGCTTGCATCCTTCCCGGAGGATGGTCTTCCGGTTAACCTTGTTTCACTGGACATCAACAACTGTGAGAATATTAGGCCATGTTCCGAATGGGGCTTACACAGACTTACCTTGCTTAAAAAACTCAGAATTCATGGCAGTTGTTTAAATTCTGATACATTCCCAGAATGGCTACTTCCTACTACACTTGAGACTCTTCACATTGTGAACCTGCCAAGTATAAAGTCTCTCTCCCCATGGCTCAAGAATCTGACGTCTCTTGGGGAGTTGAAGATCAAGGATTGCCATAATATACTTTCCTTGCCAAACGAGGGATTGCCACCTATGGTCTCTTTTCTAGAGATAAGTGGCTGTCCTGTGCTTCAAGAAAACTGCGAGAAGGATTGGCCATCGATAGATCACATCCCATGCATAGTGATGTAG
- the LOC105166350 gene encoding vinorine synthase-like, protein MKIKTASTQLIRPSSPTPPQLRHFNLSFIDQRIPPSYVPLVLYYNVSTEERYINKQPEMSRRLKSSMSDALVLFYPLAGRILEGQPLVDCNDEGILYIEATADGKISDIVRSPDTRTLDNLIPFKSNGSISNAEELLAVQATLFNCGGISIGICISHSIADAASLSSFINCWAAIAAGEQPNVVSPVFNSATFFPPLNTPDFRPNFRNLAIQAPPVNLVMERLLFTPSAIDALKQKVAENKSSIVKPTRVEVVTAFLWSRCLVAKGLELSHKSVAFHPVNLRGRVPGLTERSFGNIFQMTHAEVVGETNWTGLVEKLRAAFGKIDSEYVKMLLGEKGCEVAKENFQGISSFLTLGNVAVLLFSSYCRFPIYEVDFGWGKPAWVSSASFSIKDMIMLFDSVVSRGGIEVWIVMAEQEMDRLRQDSDIQHFTSSFTG, encoded by the exons ATGAAGATAAAAACAGCATCCACACAACTCATCAGGCCTTCTTCTCCTACTCCACCTCAACTCAGACACTTCAACCTCTCTTTCATTGATCAGAGAATACCTCCTTCGTACGTCCCTCTAGTTCTTTATTACAATGTCAGTACTGAAGAGAGATACATTAATAAACAACCCGAGATGTCTCGTCGTCTCAAGAGTTCCATGTCGGATGCTTTGGTCCTGTTTTACCCACTGGCTGGAAGGATACTGGAAGGCCAGCCTTTGGTCGACTGTAACGATGAGGGGATCTTGTACATCGAAGCCACTGCTGATGGGAAGATATCAGACATTGTTCGGAGCCCGGATACCAGGACTTTGGACAACCTCATCCCATTCAAATCCAACGGCTCTATTTCAAATGCTGAGGAACTATTAGCAGTTCAG GCTACCTTATTCAACTGTGGAGGAATCTCTATTGGGATATGCATTTCACACAGCATTGCCGACGCTGCCTCCCTCAGCTCATTCATCAACTGTTGGGCTGCTATAGCTGCTGGGGAACAGCCCAACGTCGTTTCCCCCGTTTTCAACTCAGCCACTTTTTTTCCACCCCTGAACACGCCTGATTTCAGGCCGAACTTCAGAAACTTAGCCATCCAAGCTCCGCCTGTAAATCTTGTCATGGAAAGGCTTCTTTTCACTCCATCAGCAATAGATGCACTGAAACAGAAAGTAGCCGAAAATAAATCTTCAATCGTTAAGCCAACACGAGTGGAAGTCGTTACCGCATTTTTGTGGAGCCGTTGCCTGGTAGCAAAAGGGCTCGAATTATCACACAAGTCTGTGGCATTCCATCCGGTAAATCTTAGAGGAAGGGTTCCAGGGCTTACTGAGCGTTCATTTGGtaacatttttcaaatgacGCATGCTGAAGTCGTTGGTGAAACGAACTGGACTGGCTTGGTGGAGAAGTTGAGGGCTGCTTTTGGGAAGATCGACAGCGAGTACGTGAAGATGCTGTTAGGAGAAAAAGGTTGTGAGGTTGCTAAGGAGAATTTCCAGGGGATAAGTTCGTTCTTGACGCTTGGAAATGTTGCAGTGTTGCTGTTCAGCAGTTACTGCAGATTTCCAATTTATGAAGTGGATTTCGGGTGGGGGAAGCCTGCTTGGGTGAGCAGTGCTAGTTTTAGCATCAAGGATATGATTATGCTGTTTGATTCTGTAGTATCGCGTGGTGGGATTGAAGTGTGGATTGTGATGGCTGAACAGGAGATGGACCGACTTCGACAGGATTCGGACATACAACATTTTACTTCATCTTTCACCGGTTGA
- the LOC105167015 gene encoding DELLA protein RGL1-like, with protein sequence MAYSFLPQDSYNDGRNFPVPFSGLPVFEDAARAIWFPSLYNESGDFKRLKRTVSLGEVTDSNSGSISSNGSISRTSSTSSLSSVPRLQFRDHIWTYTQRYLVAEAVEEAAAAIVCAEEGGGVAGDAGSGDGMKLVQQLISCAEAVACRDKSHASHLLAELRANALVFGSSFQRVASCFVQGLADRLALVQPLGTVGYIAPKMNIMDIASEKKEEALRLVYEICPHIQFGHFVANSSILEAFEGESLVHVVDLGMTLGLPHGQQWHSLIRSLAKRPGPSPRLRITAIGLCVDKFRVIGDELETSAIELGLNLEFSVVESNLEDLKPEDIKVVPGEVLVVNSILQLHCVVKESRGALNSVLQIIHELSPKVLVLVEQDSSHNGPFFLGRFMEALHYYSAIFDSLDAMLPKYDTKRAKMEQFYFAEEIKNIVSCEGPARVERHERVDQWRRRMSRAGFQPVPLKMLAQAKQWLSSINACEGYTIVEEKGCLVLGWKSKPIVAASCWKC encoded by the coding sequence ATGGCCTATAGTTTCTTGCCCCAAGATTCTTATAATGATGGACGAAATTTCCCGGTTCCATTTTCTGGCTTGCCGGTATTTGAGGACGCTGCTCGTGCTATCTGGTTTCCTAGCTTGTACAATGAAAGTGGCGACTTCAAGAGGCTGAAGAGAACCGTGAGTTTAGGCGAAGTTACGGACAGCAACTCTGGCAGCATTTCCAGCAACGGCAGCATTAGTCGTACTAGCAGCACTAGTAGTTTGAGCAGTGTGCCAAGGCTTCAGTTCCGTGACCACATTTGGACATATACTCAACGGTACCTAGTGGCTGAGGCCGTGGAGGAGGCGGCAGCCGCAATCGTTTGTGCGGAGGAGGGTGGAGGGGTTGCTGGAGATGCGGGAAGTGGCGATGGAATGAAGCTAGTTCAGCAGCTCATTTCATGTGCCGAGGCTGTAGCTTGTCGTGACAAGTCCCACGCATCGCACTTGTTGGCTGAGCTTCGCGCCAATGCGTTGGTCTTCGGCTCATCTTTCCAGCGTGTGGCTTCTTGTTTTGTGCAGGGGCTTGCTGACCGGCTGGCTCTGGTGCAGCCTCTCGGCACAGTTGGTTATATTGCCCCTAAGATGAACATAATGGACATTGCCTCCGAGAAAAAGGAGGAGGCCTTGAGGCTGGTTTATGAAATCTGCCCGCATATTCAGTTTGGTCACTTTGTGGCCAATTCTTCAATATTGGAAGCCTTTGAGGGAGAGAGTTTAGTCCATGTGGTGGACTTGGGCATGACCCTTGGTCTACCGCATGGTCAACAATGGCACAGCCTCATTCGGAGCCTGGCCAAGCGTCCTGGCCCGTCTCCCCGTCTCCGCATCACTGCCATTGGCCTATGCGTTGACAAGTTTCGTGTGATCGGAGACGAGCTCGAGACCTCTGCAATAGAGCTAGGACTGAATTTGGAGTTCTCAGTGGTGGAAAGCAACTTGGAAGACCTTAAGCCTGAAGATATTAAGGTGGTTCCTGGAGAGGTCCTCGTTGTGAACAGCATCCTGCAGCTGCACTGTGTGGTGAAAGAAAGCAGGGGTGCTTTGAACTCCGTTTTGCAGATAATTCACGAGCTTTCCCCCAAGGTTCTGGTCCTCGTTGAGCAAGATTCGAGCCACAACGGACCATTCTTTCTGGGCCGGTTCATGGAGGCGTTACACTACTACTCTGCGATATTCGACTCCCTCGACGCCATGCTGCCGAAATACGACACAAAACGTGCAAAGATGGAGCAATTCTACTTCGCGGAGGAAATCAAGAACATTGTGAGTTGTGAGGGGCCAGCACGGGTGGAGAGGCACGAGAGGGTGGATCAATGGCGGAGGAGGATGAGCCGGGCAGGGTTCCAGCCGGTGCCATTGAAAATGTTGGCTCAGGCCAAGCAGTGGCTGAGCAGCATTAATGCTTGTGAGGGCTACACCATTGTGGAAGAGAAAGGTTGCCTTGTGCTCGGATGGAAATCTAAGCCCATTGTGGCTGCTTCCTGCTGGAAATGCTGA
- the LOC105166358 gene encoding 26S proteasome non-ATPase regulatory subunit 6 homolog produces the protein MEGEEGKQQPQLVLAHNLFLLTQNDVDDIEKVRLRDEVFNFILANDMAPLYETLVANKVLNLDQKALDSMRAKIDDELKKLDEKIADAEENLGESEVREAHLAKSLFYIRIGDKEKALEQLKLTESKTVAVGQKMDLVFYMLQIGFFRMDFDLISKSIDKAKNLFEEGGDWERKNRLKVYEGLYCMSTRNFKKAANLFLDSISTFTTYELFPYDTFIFYTVLTSIISLDRVSLKQKVVDAPEILTVIGKIPYLSDFLNSLYDCHYKSFFTAFAGLTEHIKLDRYLHPHFRYYMREVRTVVYSQFLESYKSVTIEAMAKAFGVTVDFIDLELSRFIAAGKLHCKIDKVAGVLETNRPDAKNALYQATIKQGDFLLNRIQKLSRVIDL, from the exons ATGGAAGGTGAAGAGGGAAAACAGCAGCCGCAGCTTGTGCTTGCACACAATCTGTTCCTTCTCACCCAGAACGACGTCGACGACATCGAGAAGGTCCGCCTTCGTGATGAGGTCTTCAACTTCATCCTCGCTAATG ATATGGCTCCGTTGTACGAAACCCTAGTTGCGAACAAGGTGTTGAATCTGGATCAGAAGGCGCTTGATTCTATGCGGGCCAAGATTGATGATGAGCTAAAGAAGCTGGACGAAAA GATTGCTGATGCAGAAGAAAACTTGGGTGAAAGTGAAGTGAGGGAGGCTCACTTGGCTAAATCGTTATTTTACATTAGAATTGGTGACAAG GAGAAAGCATTGGAACAACTCAAGTTAACAGAGAGCAAGACTGTTGCAGTTGGACAAAAGATGGATTTGGTCTTTTACATGCTACAGATTGGTTTCTTCCGCATGGACTTTGATCTGATTTCTAAAAGCATTGATAAAGCAAAGAA CCTGTTTGAAGAAGGAGGTGACTGGGAGAGGAAGAACCGTTTGAAGGTCTATGAAGGCTTATATTGCATGTCTACTCGTAACTTCAAGAAAGCAGCCAATCTTTTCCTTGATTCTATCTCAACTTTCACCACATACGAGCTTTTTCCCTATGACACATTCATATTTTACACTGTCCTTACAAGCATCATATCCTTGGATAGAGTTTCCTTGAAACAAAAG GTTGTGGATGCACCAGAGATTTTGACAGTTATTGGCAAAATCCCATACTTATCGGACTTCTTGAACTCTCTATATGATTGTCACTATAAATCTTTTTTCACTGCTTTTG CTGGCTTGACCGAGCATATTAAGTTGGATCGTTATCTGCACCCACACTTCCGTTATTACATGAGGGAGGTCAGAACTGTTGTTTATTCACAATTCTTGGAATCATACAAGAGTGTGACAATCGAGGCTATGGCTAAAGCATTTGGGGTGACTGTTGACTTCATCGATCT GGAGTTGTCACGTTTTATCGCAGCAGGGAAGCTACACTGCAAGATAGACAAAGTTGCAGGTGTGCTGGAAACCAATCGCCCTGATGCAAAGAATGCCCTTTACCAGGCAACCATCAAGCAAGGTGATTTCTTGTTGAACCGCATTCAGAAGCTATCTCGTGTTATTGACCTTTGA
- the LOC105166362 gene encoding uncharacterized protein LOC105166362: MALSKLNHRCFFPSQTSVPILKSQTPQFPRIPFKNPLTLRSKIQLTIPVSLQNLPPRTSVIEEQEEEAVPDHKERMDSDFLSVAFPSLAFSNTLFFSSAYNVQLIAGDNEPEEQLIRRFRREVWKAGVIQECKRRRFFESTQEKRKRKARDAARRNRRRHPRPKVSNEAKAETSEKKKNTEDSDDDNWEFLDVDLPYC, translated from the exons atgGCGCTCTCGAAGCTTAACCACCGATGCTTCTTCCCTTCCCAAACCTCAGTCCCCATCCTCAAATCCCAAACACCACAATTCCCTCGTATTCCCTTCAAAAACCCTTTAACTCTCCGTAGCAAAATCCAACTGACGATCCCAGTTTCACTGCAAAACCTTCCACCCAGAACCAGCGTTatagaagaacaagaagaagaagcagtTCCAGATCACAAAGAACGCATGGATTCTGATTTTTTATCCGTGGCTTTCCCTTCACTTGCGTTTTCAAATACCCTCTTCTTCAGTTCGGCCTACAATGTTCAGTTGATAGCGGGTGATAACGAGCCTGAAGAGCAACTGATTCGAAGGTTCCGTCGGGAGGTTTGGAAGGCGGGTGTTATTCAAGAGTGCAAGCGGAGGAGGTTCTTTGAGTCCACGCaggagaagaggaagaggaaggcCCGAGATGCGGCGAGGAGAAACCGGAGAAG GCACCCACGACCTAAAGTTTCAAATGAGGCTAAAGCAGAGACTtcagagaagaagaagaatacgGAAGATTCTGATGATGATAACTGGGAGTTCCTTGATGTAGATTTACCCTATTGTTGA